From Sporosarcina sp. FSL W7-1349, a single genomic window includes:
- a CDS encoding manganese-dependent inorganic pyrophosphatase yields MGKVLVFGHKNPDTDSISSAISYAYLKQQLGMDAEAVRLGAVTNETAYALEHFGFEEPRLIEKAKPYADQVILVDHNEKQQSVDDLDLVQVLEVVDHHRIANFQTNDPLYYRAEPVGCTATILNKLYKENGVEIPKNIAGLMLSALISDSLLFKSPTFTEEDRAAVEELAAIAEVDAEEYGLAMLKAGADLTDKSLEDLVTLDAKEFTLGDIKLEIAQVNAIDINDVMDRQAELEQLLEGIIAEKGLNLFLFVVTDILNNDSAVLALGDAAVRAAAAFNVELVNNKATLQGVVSRKKQIVPVLTEALK; encoded by the coding sequence ATGGGAAAAGTTTTAGTCTTCGGACATAAGAACCCGGACACGGATTCAATTAGTTCGGCAATTAGCTATGCTTATCTGAAGCAGCAATTAGGGATGGATGCGGAGGCGGTGCGCCTAGGCGCGGTGACTAACGAAACGGCTTATGCACTCGAGCATTTTGGTTTTGAAGAGCCCCGCTTGATTGAAAAAGCGAAACCTTACGCGGATCAAGTCATCCTGGTTGACCATAATGAAAAACAGCAAAGTGTCGATGATTTGGATTTGGTGCAAGTATTGGAAGTGGTGGACCACCATCGGATCGCAAATTTCCAGACGAACGATCCGCTCTATTACCGCGCAGAACCGGTTGGATGTACAGCTACAATCTTGAATAAACTGTACAAAGAGAACGGTGTGGAAATTCCGAAGAATATCGCAGGTCTGATGCTATCCGCGCTTATTTCGGATTCCCTCCTGTTTAAATCTCCGACCTTTACAGAAGAAGACCGGGCGGCGGTCGAAGAATTGGCGGCCATTGCGGAAGTGGATGCGGAAGAGTATGGACTGGCCATGTTGAAAGCCGGTGCTGATCTCACTGATAAATCATTGGAGGATCTGGTTACACTAGATGCAAAAGAATTCACGCTCGGCGATATTAAATTGGAGATTGCCCAAGTGAATGCGATCGATATTAATGATGTGATGGATCGCCAAGCGGAGTTGGAGCAATTACTTGAAGGTATCATTGCCGAAAAAGGATTGAATCTGTTCTTATTCGTCGTGACGGATATCCTGAATAACGATTCTGCTGTCCTAGCATTAGGAGATGCTGCCGTGCGTGCGGCTGCGGCATTCAATGTCGAACTCGTCAATAACAAAGCTACTTTGCAAGGCGTCGTTTCCCGTAAAAAACAAATCGTGCCTGTTTTGACAGAGGCGCTTAAATAA
- a CDS encoding Rrf2 family transcriptional regulator — MRLTMYTDFSLRLLIYLGAKETGELSTVQEISDAYKISKNHLTKVAHELGKMGLIETVRGRGGGIRLNVEPDQINIGELVRKTEDDFHLVDCFVPGSTKCVIAPACRLKGALAQAMNAYLAVLDSYTIADFLVNKDELAALLFEPSL, encoded by the coding sequence ATGCGTTTGACTATGTATACAGATTTTTCATTGCGACTCTTGATTTATCTCGGTGCAAAGGAAACGGGAGAACTGTCAACTGTCCAGGAAATCTCGGATGCGTATAAGATTTCGAAAAACCATTTGACAAAAGTCGCCCATGAATTGGGGAAAATGGGTCTCATCGAAACAGTCCGAGGCCGCGGAGGCGGAATCCGTTTGAATGTCGAACCGGATCAAATCAATATCGGCGAACTGGTGCGGAAGACGGAAGACGATTTCCATCTGGTCGATTGCTTCGTACCGGGTTCGACGAAATGCGTCATCGCTCCCGCATGCCGCTTGAAAGGCGCGTTGGCTCAGGCGATGAATGCGTATTTGGCGGTACTGGACAGTTATACGATTGCAGATTTCCTTGTCAATAAAGATGAGTTAGCTGCCTTATTATTTGAGCCGTCTTTGTGA
- the hmpA gene encoding NO-inducible flavohemoprotein: MLSQETIDIIKSTVPVLEEHGKTITTVFYKNMFNEHPELLNIFNHANQSQGRQQTALANTVYAAAANIDNLGAIIPAVVQIAHKHKSLGITADQYPIVGYHLLGAIKEVLGDAATPEIIAAWGEAYGVIADAFIGIEKEMYDAAEQANGGWRTFKEFTIADKVEESDVITSFYLKPADGKKLPSYKPGQYITVKVKIPGEEYTLNRQYSLSQAENEEYFRISVKREDECQPNGKVSVYLHRQANVGDTLEVSAPAGDFYLNTESTTSVTLISGGVGVTPMMAMLETIAKTSPERPVAFLHSARTRKHQAFDTDVKRLAASMKDAKYAVLYSEEGDGFINRAFLEANVLKGGDIYVCGPTAFMQAVITELYAMGISKEKVHFEFFGPAVQLELAHA, from the coding sequence ATGTTATCTCAAGAAACAATCGACATTATCAAATCAACCGTACCCGTATTAGAGGAGCACGGAAAAACGATCACAACTGTATTCTACAAAAACATGTTTAATGAACATCCAGAACTTCTGAACATTTTTAACCACGCAAATCAATCCCAAGGCCGTCAACAAACAGCTTTGGCCAACACGGTCTATGCGGCAGCGGCCAATATCGACAATTTGGGCGCCATCATTCCGGCTGTCGTTCAAATTGCGCATAAACACAAATCCCTCGGCATCACGGCTGACCAATATCCGATTGTCGGCTACCATCTCCTTGGCGCCATCAAAGAAGTGCTCGGGGATGCAGCAACTCCGGAAATCATCGCCGCTTGGGGTGAAGCTTACGGCGTGATCGCCGACGCATTCATCGGTATCGAAAAAGAGATGTACGACGCAGCGGAACAAGCGAATGGCGGTTGGAGAACATTCAAAGAGTTCACGATTGCGGATAAAGTGGAAGAAAGTGACGTCATCACTTCGTTCTACCTCAAACCAGCCGATGGCAAGAAATTGCCTTCTTATAAACCAGGCCAATACATTACAGTGAAAGTGAAGATTCCTGGTGAAGAATACACATTGAACCGTCAATACAGCTTGTCTCAAGCGGAAAATGAAGAGTATTTCCGCATCTCGGTCAAACGGGAAGACGAATGCCAACCAAACGGAAAAGTATCCGTCTATTTGCACCGACAAGCAAACGTCGGCGACACATTGGAAGTAAGTGCGCCCGCTGGAGATTTCTATCTCAATACGGAAAGCACAACTTCAGTCACATTGATCAGTGGCGGTGTTGGTGTCACACCGATGATGGCCATGCTCGAAACAATCGCGAAAACATCACCGGAACGTCCGGTTGCCTTCCTGCATTCTGCACGTACCCGGAAACACCAAGCATTTGACACGGATGTCAAACGATTGGCTGCTTCTATGAAGGATGCGAAATACGCTGTCCTTTATTCAGAAGAAGGGGATGGTTTCATCAACCGGGCATTCTTGGAAGCGAACGTGTTGAAAGGCGGAGACATCTATGTCTGCGGTCCGACTGCCTTCATGCAAGCCGTCATTACTGAATTGTATGCGATGGGCATCTCGAAAGAAAAAGTCCACTTCGAATTCTTCGGCCCAGCCGTCCAACTCGAATTGGCTCACGCATAA
- a CDS encoding YkvI family membrane protein yields MIKIIKMGSAFIGIIVGAGFASGQEILQYFTSFGMLGIAAAILSTALFAYLGMTLTRIGSRMRTTSHKEAIYQISGRYIGILVDYIIIFTLFGVGVVMVAGAGSNLQQQFGLPAFVGSLLMIVLVYLTVLLNVDKVVGVIGSITPFLILSVIVTSVYCLFAMDEPFTSLDSFARDVPTTLPNWFISAVNYVSFNIAVGASMSLVMGGAEKDEQVAKWGGFVGGLGLGILILLSHLAIFSKIRSVAETEMPMLAIINEISPVLAIFMSLVLYGMIFNTAVSMFYAFGARFIPINAPSFRLFVLISLVIGFALSFFGFTKLVAYFYPLIGYLGLFLVGALIFASFRLPNKSPR; encoded by the coding sequence ATGATAAAGATTATAAAAATGGGCAGTGCTTTTATCGGCATTATTGTAGGAGCCGGTTTTGCTTCTGGCCAAGAAATTTTGCAGTATTTCACAAGTTTTGGAATGTTGGGTATTGCAGCTGCTATCCTTTCCACCGCTTTGTTTGCGTATCTTGGCATGACATTGACAAGGATCGGCAGCCGTATGCGGACCACTTCCCATAAAGAAGCGATCTATCAAATCAGCGGCCGGTATATTGGAATCTTGGTCGATTATATTATCATTTTTACCTTGTTCGGTGTGGGAGTTGTCATGGTTGCCGGAGCGGGGTCCAATCTACAGCAACAATTCGGATTGCCGGCTTTCGTCGGGAGTTTGCTGATGATTGTGCTTGTCTACTTAACAGTATTATTGAATGTTGATAAAGTGGTGGGCGTGATTGGAAGTATTACGCCTTTTCTCATATTGTCGGTTATTGTCACATCGGTTTATTGTTTGTTTGCTATGGATGAGCCGTTCACCTCGTTGGATTCGTTTGCCCGTGACGTGCCGACAACGTTGCCGAACTGGTTCATCTCCGCGGTGAACTACGTTTCCTTCAATATTGCGGTCGGTGCCTCGATGTCCCTTGTCATGGGAGGCGCAGAGAAGGATGAACAGGTTGCCAAATGGGGCGGTTTCGTCGGAGGACTCGGCTTGGGGATTTTGATCCTGTTAAGCCATCTAGCGATTTTCTCGAAAATCCGCTCGGTCGCCGAGACGGAAATGCCGATGCTGGCCATCATCAATGAAATTTCCCCGGTTTTGGCGATTTTTATGTCGCTCGTTCTGTATGGTATGATTTTCAATACGGCCGTCAGCATGTTCTACGCGTTCGGGGCGCGGTTTATTCCAATCAATGCTCCGAGCTTCCGTCTTTTTGTCCTTATTTCACTTGTCATCGGATTTGCCCTGAGCTTCTTCGGGTTCACAAAACTCGTCGCTTATTTCTACCCGCTCATTGGCTATTTGGGCTTGTTCCTCGTCGGGGCATTAATTTTCGCGTCTTTCCGGCTGCCGAACAAATCTCCCCGGTAG
- a CDS encoding type 1 glutamine amidotransferase domain-containing protein, with protein MAKIATLITDLFEDSEFTKPAKAFRDAGHTVETIEKEAGKEVKGKQGDATVKIDHGIDEAKPDDYDALFIPGGFSPDQLRADDRFVQFAKQFMDEKKPVFAICHGPQLLITAKALEGRGATGYKSIQVDMEYAGAKYMDKEVVVCSDQLVTSRTPDDIPAFNRESLKLLEGK; from the coding sequence ATGGCTAAAATTGCAACGCTAATAACGGATTTGTTCGAAGACTCGGAGTTTACGAAGCCTGCGAAAGCATTCCGGGACGCTGGGCATACAGTGGAAACGATTGAAAAAGAGGCGGGCAAGGAAGTGAAAGGCAAGCAGGGTGATGCGACCGTGAAAATCGATCATGGCATTGATGAAGCGAAGCCGGATGATTACGATGCACTGTTCATCCCGGGCGGCTTTTCACCGGACCAGTTGCGGGCAGATGACCGTTTTGTTCAGTTCGCCAAACAGTTCATGGACGAGAAGAAGCCTGTCTTCGCCATCTGCCATGGGCCTCAGCTGCTTATCACGGCCAAAGCGTTGGAAGGCAGGGGAGCGACAGGGTACAAGTCGATCCAGGTCGATATGGAGTACGCAGGAGCGAAATATATGGACAAAGAAGTGGTCGTTTGTTCCGATCAATTGGTGACAAGCCGGACGCCTGATGATATCCCGGCATTTAACCGGGAATCGCTGAAACTATTGGAAGGAAAATGA
- a CDS encoding DNA-3-methyladenine glycosylase: protein MYKPVSDSFFKEPVLELAYRLVGQYIVHESEEGLIVARIVETEAYHGPEDRAAHSFGNRRTKRTEIMFGEPGSVYTYQMHTHTLMNVVAGPVGTPHAVLLRAAEPVVGQELMEERRGGHLKITDWTNGPGKLSKALGVTMRYYGHNWGEEPLFIAEGPGSAEIEAGPRVGIGNSGEAVHYPWRFYEKDNPFVSKYRP from the coding sequence TTGTACAAACCGGTTTCGGATTCATTTTTCAAAGAGCCTGTGTTGGAGTTGGCGTATCGTTTGGTCGGACAATATATTGTGCATGAATCGGAGGAAGGATTGATTGTCGCCCGCATTGTAGAGACGGAGGCGTACCATGGTCCGGAAGACCGTGCGGCGCATAGTTTCGGCAATCGCCGGACGAAGCGAACGGAGATCATGTTCGGAGAGCCCGGTTCAGTCTATACGTATCAAATGCATACGCATACGTTGATGAATGTGGTGGCAGGACCGGTTGGCACACCCCATGCCGTCCTCCTGCGTGCCGCGGAACCCGTAGTAGGTCAGGAACTGATGGAGGAAAGACGGGGCGGTCATCTGAAAATAACCGATTGGACAAATGGTCCGGGGAAATTATCGAAGGCCCTAGGCGTGACGATGCGATATTATGGCCATAATTGGGGTGAGGAACCGCTGTTCATTGCCGAAGGGCCGGGATCTGCGGAGATTGAAGCGGGACCCCGGGTAGGGATTGGTAATTCCGGTGAGGCGGTCCATTATCCATGGCGTTTCTATGAAAAAGATAATCCTTTTGTCTCGAAGTACCGGCCGTAG
- a CDS encoding ABC transporter ATP-binding protein yields the protein MKNQPMQKGETKQFFVLLKGLKWPIGVAVVALLLSLMETAAGLVIPLITRDLVDTLSSALFNWKTAALLFVIFIIQAVTGGVSYYLLTYIGETIVADLRSRLWNKVLRLPVPYFDANETGETMSRITQDTTTLKDLVTNHLVTFISGLISIVGSIIILFVLDWKMTLIMLISIPISMAIMFPLGRIMHKVAKATQAEMASFSGHLGRVLGDIRLVKTYRAEPIEAEKGSQAIRSLFGFGLKEARIHAVISPVMTLMMMSILVVILGYGGAQVSRGTLSAGTLVAIIFFMFQIIMPFAQMAQFFTSFQKAVGATERIQTILGLPSERAEGQEAVPSGNIRFDHVSFSYETGKPVLSDVSFEVRLGTVTAFVGPSGGGKTTLFSLLERFYAPVEGVISIDGMPIDRIALSEWRRKIGYVSQESPLLSGTILDNIAYGLERRPSMEEVRNAAEAANALDFIEAMPDQFETLVGERGMKLSGGQRQRVAIARALLYNPEILLLDEATSNLDSGSETHVQEALARLMEGRTTLVIAHRLATIIHADQLIFLESGEITGRGTHEELYRHHALYREFAQGQGLA from the coding sequence ATGAAAAACCAACCGATGCAAAAAGGGGAGACGAAGCAGTTTTTCGTTCTCTTGAAAGGGTTAAAGTGGCCGATCGGGGTCGCGGTTGTGGCACTCCTTCTTTCATTGATGGAAACGGCAGCCGGACTCGTCATCCCGCTTATCACAAGGGATCTGGTCGATACCTTGTCCAGTGCCCTGTTCAACTGGAAAACAGCGGCGCTGCTGTTCGTCATATTCATCATTCAAGCGGTGACCGGTGGCGTCTCATATTATTTATTGACGTACATCGGCGAGACGATTGTCGCCGATCTGCGGAGCCGGTTGTGGAATAAAGTGCTCCGCCTTCCGGTCCCTTATTTCGATGCAAATGAAACGGGCGAAACGATGAGCCGGATTACCCAGGATACGACAACATTGAAAGACTTGGTCACGAATCATCTCGTCACCTTCATATCCGGGCTGATTTCGATTGTCGGTTCAATCATCATTCTTTTCGTTCTCGATTGGAAAATGACCCTCATTATGCTGATCAGTATTCCGATCAGTATGGCGATCATGTTTCCGCTTGGCCGGATTATGCACAAAGTGGCGAAGGCGACGCAGGCGGAAATGGCATCCTTTTCGGGCCATCTCGGCCGTGTTTTAGGAGATATCCGCCTTGTCAAGACGTATCGAGCGGAGCCGATCGAGGCGGAGAAGGGCAGCCAGGCAATCCGGTCGCTTTTCGGCTTCGGCTTGAAAGAAGCGAGGATTCACGCTGTCATTTCGCCAGTGATGACCCTGATGATGATGAGCATCCTTGTCGTGATCCTTGGATATGGAGGTGCTCAAGTGTCGCGGGGTACTCTGTCAGCAGGTACCCTTGTGGCGATCATTTTCTTCATGTTTCAGATTATCATGCCGTTTGCGCAGATGGCTCAGTTTTTCACTTCTTTCCAGAAAGCGGTCGGGGCGACGGAACGAATCCAGACGATTCTGGGCCTGCCAAGCGAGCGGGCGGAAGGGCAAGAGGCTGTTCCATCAGGGAATATCCGATTTGACCATGTCTCATTTTCCTACGAAACGGGGAAACCGGTCTTATCGGATGTCTCGTTTGAAGTGCGACTGGGAACAGTCACGGCCTTTGTCGGACCGAGTGGCGGAGGGAAAACGACCCTCTTTTCATTGTTGGAAAGGTTTTACGCTCCCGTGGAAGGAGTAATTTCGATAGACGGAATGCCGATTGACAGGATCGCCTTGTCGGAATGGCGGAGGAAAATCGGTTACGTTTCCCAGGAGAGTCCGCTATTGAGCGGAACGATTCTCGATAATATTGCATATGGCTTGGAACGGCGCCCTTCCATGGAAGAAGTCCGGAATGCAGCGGAAGCGGCGAACGCACTGGATTTCATCGAAGCGATGCCCGACCAGTTTGAAACGCTGGTCGGCGAGCGGGGCATGAAGCTATCAGGTGGGCAACGGCAGCGGGTCGCTATAGCCCGTGCTTTACTCTATAATCCGGAAATTCTGCTGCTGGATGAGGCGACCTCCAATTTGGATAGCGGTTCGGAAACCCATGTGCAAGAAGCGCTCGCCCGGCTTATGGAAGGGCGAACGACTCTCGTCATCGCGCACCGGCTGGCGACCATCATTCATGCGGATCAATTGATCTTCTTGGAGAGCGGGGAAATCACCGGCAGGGGGACCCATGAAGAATTGTACCGCCATCATGCGCTCTATCGGGAATTTGCGCAAGGACAAGGATTGGCTTAA
- a CDS encoding uracil-DNA glycosylase, with protein sequence MFRIPESIADLGKRRIEGFPVEGFVYGEGPEHPELMLIGEAPGEFEIVDGIPFIGRAGKELMKSLGTIGLTREDVYITSAVRSRPYRWGTKKERDGTMTERKYNRPPTQKEILAHAPVLDYELVNVKPKLIVTLGNVGLQRLLGKSAKVTELHGQLLERPIQYLHELEDRTFHWTEKRYKIVPTFHPASIFYRPSHRPDLEADWLEIGRILTEMKSKE encoded by the coding sequence ATGTTTCGCATACCAGAGTCGATTGCGGATCTTGGCAAGCGGCGGATTGAAGGGTTTCCGGTAGAAGGGTTTGTCTATGGGGAAGGGCCGGAACATCCCGAGCTGATGTTGATCGGGGAAGCGCCTGGGGAGTTTGAGATTGTCGATGGCATTCCGTTTATTGGCCGGGCCGGCAAGGAATTGATGAAATCCTTGGGAACGATTGGATTAACACGTGAAGATGTATACATCACGAGCGCAGTTCGGAGCCGTCCGTATCGCTGGGGTACAAAGAAAGAGCGGGACGGGACAATGACGGAGCGGAAATACAACCGACCGCCGACGCAAAAAGAGATTTTGGCCCATGCTCCTGTCCTTGACTATGAACTTGTCAACGTCAAGCCGAAACTGATTGTCACCCTTGGCAATGTCGGCTTACAACGGTTACTCGGGAAATCGGCGAAAGTGACCGAGCTTCATGGACAATTGTTGGAACGTCCCATCCAATATTTACATGAACTTGAGGACCGCACTTTCCATTGGACGGAAAAACGCTATAAAATCGTTCCGACATTCCATCCGGCCTCTATTTTCTATCGGCCTTCGCATCGGCCAGACTTGGAAGCGGATTGGCTGGAAATTGGGCGCATTTTAACAGAAATGAAAAGCAAAGAATAG
- a CDS encoding MFS transporter yields MTTGKQTISRNKLLGIAGTGWMFDAMDVGILSFVIAAIAVDWQLSPSEMGWIGSVNSIGMAVGAFCFGLLADRIGRKQVFMLTLVLFSVASGLSAATTTLAAFLVLRFLVGAGLGGELPVASTLVSESVSAKERGRVVVLLESFWAAGWLLSALIAYFIIPDYGWRIALVLTALPAFYAIYLRRNLPDSPKFEQEGKPKETIMSKMKGIWTKKYARRTLMLWIVWFTVVFSYYGMFLWLPSVMVLKGFSMIKSFGYVLLMTLAQLPGYFTAAWLIEKVGRKFVLATYLLGTAASALAFGNADTLAMLLLSGALLSFFNLGAWGALYAYSPEQYPTAIRATGSGMAAAVGRIGGIFGPLLVGWLLAADYGFGTIFGIFCVAIVIGVLAVVFLGTETKQMELE; encoded by the coding sequence ATGACAACTGGGAAGCAAACGATTTCTCGTAATAAATTATTAGGGATTGCCGGGACCGGCTGGATGTTCGACGCAATGGATGTTGGGATTTTATCTTTCGTCATCGCGGCCATTGCGGTGGATTGGCAATTATCTCCTTCCGAAATGGGCTGGATTGGCAGTGTGAACTCGATCGGGATGGCAGTCGGCGCATTTTGTTTCGGTTTGTTGGCTGATCGGATCGGCCGAAAACAGGTGTTCATGCTGACGCTCGTCCTGTTTTCGGTGGCAAGTGGCTTATCGGCGGCCACGACTACATTGGCTGCATTTCTCGTATTGCGGTTTCTAGTAGGGGCGGGGCTTGGCGGTGAATTGCCGGTCGCTTCCACGTTAGTGTCGGAAAGTGTCTCCGCGAAAGAGCGGGGACGGGTTGTCGTCCTGCTGGAAAGCTTTTGGGCGGCGGGTTGGTTGCTGTCCGCGTTGATCGCCTATTTCATCATTCCGGATTACGGTTGGCGGATTGCGTTGGTCCTCACCGCGTTACCTGCATTTTACGCCATTTACCTTCGACGGAACTTGCCCGATTCCCCGAAATTCGAACAAGAGGGCAAGCCGAAGGAAACGATTATGTCTAAAATGAAAGGCATCTGGACGAAGAAATACGCGCGCCGGACTTTGATGCTGTGGATTGTCTGGTTCACGGTCGTCTTCTCTTATTACGGCATGTTCCTTTGGCTGCCGAGTGTCATGGTCTTAAAAGGGTTCAGTATGATCAAGAGTTTCGGCTATGTCCTACTCATGACACTTGCCCAGCTGCCGGGCTATTTTACCGCGGCCTGGCTCATTGAGAAGGTCGGCCGGAAGTTCGTCTTGGCGACCTATCTGCTTGGAACCGCCGCGAGTGCACTTGCTTTCGGAAATGCGGATACCCTCGCGATGCTTTTGTTATCGGGGGCATTACTCTCCTTCTTCAACTTGGGTGCATGGGGCGCACTCTATGCGTACTCGCCGGAACAATACCCGACCGCTATTCGTGCGACTGGCTCCGGCATGGCGGCGGCTGTCGGTCGAATCGGCGGCATTTTCGGACCGCTGCTCGTCGGTTGGCTTCTCGCCGCAGACTACGGTTTCGGAACAATCTTCGGCATCTTCTGCGTCGCCATCGTCATTGGCGTTCTGGCCGTTGTATTTTTGGGGACGGAAACGAAACAGATGGAATTGGAATAA